In the Methylomonas rhizoryzae genome, one interval contains:
- a CDS encoding porin family protein — MKIKTELTLPAMLMVCANCQAIDWLFDPSFGVKERYTDNLRMQIKPNRDNFITTISPGILLGYIGENHELKTNFHWNEIIYHDESELDFSEKIADFNHQFTAERFKTGLSARYAEESSINTQLDLDGNGNLQLQIPKTTQSISPNLTYSLTERDSVQLAYSYLDVAYQRDPQKNASQFYSDYTNGQVSAMLTHGVSSRFSVNFTGSFARFSTSGEYPPVVSNGTSIVTAYSQESDTFTYQAGLKYAYDERTLFTLSGGIRNTDSTSVTSQTVQFLDFPVSSTVAEQTSSASGNVFSAGINRKYDWGSIDINAGQQLTPASTGGQRDTTSVSLNARYQFDERWSSGLEASYLQSDRTLAQAGNFFSNNRTYMTFTPNIRWRWTEDIDLRLSYSYRQQEYSSVGQAAVGNDVFLQFSYQPQINRQVK, encoded by the coding sequence ATGAAGATCAAAACGGAATTGACTCTGCCGGCCATGCTGATGGTATGCGCTAATTGTCAGGCAATCGATTGGCTATTCGATCCGTCGTTCGGTGTCAAGGAACGGTATACCGACAACCTGCGGATGCAGATCAAGCCTAACCGCGATAATTTTATTACTACGATTTCGCCTGGAATATTGCTGGGTTATATCGGCGAAAATCACGAATTGAAAACCAACTTTCATTGGAACGAAATTATTTATCACGACGAATCGGAATTGGATTTTTCCGAGAAAATTGCCGATTTTAATCACCAATTTACCGCAGAGCGTTTCAAGACCGGTTTGAGCGCTCGTTATGCCGAAGAGTCTTCGATCAATACTCAATTGGATTTGGACGGTAACGGTAATTTGCAATTGCAAATTCCTAAAACCACCCAATCGATTAGTCCTAACTTAACCTACAGCTTAACCGAACGCGATTCGGTGCAACTGGCTTATTCGTATCTGGACGTTGCCTATCAACGCGATCCGCAAAAAAATGCCAGTCAATTCTATTCCGATTATACCAACGGCCAAGTATCGGCCATGCTGACGCATGGGGTTTCTTCGCGATTTTCGGTGAATTTTACCGGTAGTTTTGCCCGGTTTTCCACGAGCGGTGAGTATCCGCCGGTGGTCAGCAACGGCACGAGTATCGTTACGGCTTATAGTCAGGAATCGGATACCTTCACCTACCAAGCGGGGTTGAAATACGCGTATGACGAACGGACGCTGTTTACGTTGTCCGGAGGTATCCGTAACACCGATAGTACCAGCGTCACTAGTCAGACGGTCCAATTTCTGGATTTTCCCGTATCCAGCACGGTAGCCGAGCAAACTTCCAGTGCCAGCGGTAACGTGTTTTCCGCAGGTATCAATCGCAAGTACGATTGGGGTAGTATCGACATTAATGCCGGCCAACAGTTGACTCCGGCCAGTACCGGCGGTCAAAGGGACACGACTTCCGTTTCTTTAAACGCGCGTTATCAATTTGATGAGCGTTGGAGTTCCGGGCTGGAAGCCAGTTATCTGCAATCGGACCGGACGCTCGCGCAAGCAGGAAATTTTTTCAGCAACAACCGTACTTATATGACTTTTACGCCGAATATTCGTTGGCGTTGGACTGAAGACATCGATTTACGCTTGTCCTATTCTTACCGGCAACAGGAATATTCGTCGGTCGGTCAAGCTGCAGTGGGAAATGACGTCTTTTTACAATTTTCGTATCAACCTCAAATTAATCGGCAGGTGAAATAG
- a CDS encoding polysaccharide biosynthesis/export family protein, translating into MKQLLNLVFAFLLVNYSAFADSETPATTVPTANDVLVLKEPAGTPNYLLSPGDALEITVWKEEGLQQQQFLIGPDGTIDFPLVGSLNAAGRTISDLKQLLSFKLADYIADPSVSVKLLNNQGNAIFVIGKVNKPGQVYAARRIDVLQALSMAGGLTVFADEDNISVLRRSGDKVTVFPFDYDDVIDGDHLEQNILLEPGDTVTVP; encoded by the coding sequence TTGAAACAGTTACTTAATCTTGTCTTTGCGTTTTTGCTAGTTAACTATTCCGCTTTCGCCGATTCTGAAACTCCCGCAACTACCGTTCCTACCGCTAACGACGTTCTGGTGCTGAAAGAACCGGCCGGTACGCCCAATTACTTGCTTTCTCCGGGAGATGCGTTGGAAATTACGGTCTGGAAGGAAGAGGGATTGCAGCAACAGCAATTTTTGATCGGCCCGGACGGAACGATAGATTTTCCGTTAGTCGGCAGTCTTAACGCCGCCGGCAGGACCATTAGCGACTTGAAGCAGCTGCTGAGCTTCAAGCTGGCCGATTATATCGCCGATCCGTCCGTCAGCGTTAAATTACTGAACAACCAAGGCAATGCGATTTTTGTGATCGGTAAAGTCAATAAACCCGGGCAAGTCTACGCGGCAAGACGGATAGACGTATTGCAGGCTTTAAGCATGGCGGGCGGGTTAACGGTATTCGCCGACGAAGATAACATCAGCGTACTGCGCCGGTCCGGCGATAAGGTTACCGTATTTCCGTTCGATTACGACGACGTGATCGACGGCGATCATCTGGAGCAAAACATACTGTTGGAGCCCGGAGATACGGTTACGGTGCCTTAG
- a CDS encoding HopJ type III effector protein, with translation MMLNDFVQRVKTGNDVDFQDTMAIIAEHYHYQPVDFTNGIDKPIHNPAGTNEGSCKIFAFALLHDFNQTQTLTLFGAYYRQDVLNNPGGNDHQNIRTFMRDGWAGIRFEGQALAAKDLRAG, from the coding sequence ATGATGCTAAATGACTTTGTTCAGCGGGTAAAAACCGGAAACGATGTAGATTTCCAAGACACCATGGCTATCATCGCCGAACACTATCACTATCAACCGGTTGATTTTACTAACGGAATCGACAAGCCCATCCATAACCCGGCCGGCACGAACGAAGGCTCTTGCAAGATTTTTGCATTCGCTTTGTTACACGACTTTAATCAAACCCAAACCTTGACCTTGTTCGGCGCTTATTATCGGCAGGACGTGCTGAATAACCCCGGCGGCAACGACCATCAAAACATTCGAACCTTCATGCGGGACGGCTGGGCCGGCATCCGCTTTGAAGGCCAGGCGCTCGCCGCCAAAGATTTGCGTGCCGGTTGA
- a CDS encoding NAD(P)/FAD-dependent oxidoreductase, giving the protein MPVDLLIVGQGLAGSLLAWYSLRRHFSVLVIDDGEFNASRVAAGLINPVSGQRLNLNPEIAALLPFAERCYRQFAVHFARTFFIPLNMLRILQTERERQYAERRLLDPRYREFLQTECDYPEPVQAPLGVVVQKQTGYLNTGLLLDSLRDYFMERGIYRQTRLDYAEITLQAGLSWRDVRPRHIVFCEGYRGGKNPWFGLLPFQPAKGEIITCVSERHTPNRILNYGNWLLPIGPETFKVGASFSPKFSDTRPNPETRRQLLTRLQAVYPDLARAEVVQHAAGVRPTTLDKQPLIGTHPHHPNLHIFNGFGAKGSLSIPWYAERFAAHLQEGVALPKQADIRRYYDQSFIDPHSA; this is encoded by the coding sequence GTGCCGGTTGATCTTCTAATCGTCGGACAAGGCTTGGCCGGCAGTCTGTTGGCGTGGTATTCGCTTCGCCGGCATTTTAGCGTACTTGTGATAGACGACGGCGAATTTAACGCCTCGCGGGTAGCTGCCGGCTTAATCAATCCGGTAAGCGGACAACGCTTGAATCTAAATCCGGAAATCGCCGCGCTGTTACCGTTTGCCGAACGTTGTTATCGACAGTTTGCCGTTCATTTCGCCCGGACTTTTTTTATTCCGTTGAATATGTTGCGCATCCTGCAAACCGAGCGGGAACGGCAATATGCCGAGCGCCGCCTGCTCGATCCCCGCTATCGAGAATTTTTGCAAACGGAATGCGATTATCCCGAACCCGTCCAGGCGCCTTTAGGGGTGGTGGTGCAAAAACAAACCGGTTATCTAAATACCGGCTTGTTGCTGGACAGCCTGCGCGATTATTTTATGGAACGAGGAATCTATCGACAAACTCGACTGGACTACGCCGAAATTACCCTGCAAGCCGGTTTGTCCTGGCGTGACGTTCGGCCCCGCCACATCGTATTTTGCGAAGGTTACCGGGGCGGCAAAAATCCTTGGTTCGGCTTATTACCGTTTCAACCCGCCAAAGGCGAAATTATTACTTGCGTTTCCGAACGGCACACGCCCAACCGCATACTCAACTACGGTAACTGGCTGTTACCCATCGGGCCGGAAACGTTCAAAGTCGGCGCCAGCTTCAGTCCCAAGTTCAGCGACACACGCCCCAACCCTGAAACGCGCCGGCAATTGCTTACCCGCCTGCAAGCCGTCTACCCTGACCTGGCGCGGGCTGAAGTCGTTCAACACGCAGCCGGCGTCCGCCCGACCACGCTGGATAAGCAACCCTTGATCGGTACCCATCCGCATCATCCTAATTTACATATTTTTAACGGCTTCGGCGCCAAAGGTAGCCTGAGCATTCCTTGGTACGCCGAGCGCTTTGCCGCGCACTTGCAAGAGGGGGTTGCGTTGCCGAAACAAGCCGATATCCGTCGCTACTATGACCAGAGTTTCATTGACCCGCACAGCGCATGA
- a CDS encoding tRNA (mnm(5)s(2)U34)-methyltransferase, with protein MTRVSLTRTAHELIETILRPGDRAIDATVGNGHDTLFLARCVGDSGRVFGFDIQSRALRKTADKLAQQGMTARTALFNVDHSQMGRTIPADSHGKIKVTMFNLGYLPGGDKTITTQTANTVKAIAVAAEMASAHGLISILAYPGHPEGALETDAVEHYLYSLPAQDYQVRTLASQHPTPSAPRLFVVEKKPMER; from the coding sequence ATGACCAGAGTTTCATTGACCCGCACAGCGCATGAATTAATCGAAACCATCTTGCGTCCCGGCGATCGTGCGATAGACGCCACGGTGGGCAACGGCCACGATACCCTGTTTTTAGCCCGATGCGTAGGCGATAGCGGCCGAGTTTTCGGTTTCGACATTCAAAGCCGGGCTTTGCGCAAAACCGCGGATAAGTTGGCACAACAGGGCATGACGGCGAGAACGGCCCTATTCAACGTCGATCACAGCCAGATGGGCCGGACTATCCCTGCCGACAGTCATGGCAAGATCAAAGTAACAATGTTCAATTTGGGCTATTTGCCGGGCGGCGACAAAACAATCACGACGCAAACGGCCAATACCGTTAAGGCCATAGCCGTTGCCGCCGAGATGGCCTCGGCTCATGGTTTAATCAGCATCCTGGCTTACCCCGGACACCCGGAAGGAGCCTTGGAAACCGACGCCGTCGAACATTACCTCTACAGCTTACCGGCGCAAGACTACCAGGTCCGAACGCTAGCTTCCCAGCATCCCACCCCGAGCGCCCCCCGCTTGTTCGTTGTCGAAAAAAAGCCGATGGAAAGGTAG
- a CDS encoding malate dehydrogenase, which translates to MKTPVDIAVTGAAGQISYSLLFRLAAGDLLGPEQPIVLRLLEITPALQALKGVVMELTDCAFPLLHKIVVTDDPRVAFENVDYAFLVGARPRTQGMLRSDLLSQNAEIFLVQGRALNDVASRNVKVLVTGNPANTNAFLAYQSAPDLAPECFAAMTMLDHTRAISQLAQKCGVRTLEVKNVIVWGNHSCTQYPDLHHAKVKGQDALSLVEASWFKDEFMPTVQFRGTEVIKVRGQSSAASAANAAILHMATWINGTDAGDWVSMAVPSDGSYGIESGLVYSFPVVVRDGQYSIVKGLDLNEFSLDKLRANQAELIEERQAVKHLL; encoded by the coding sequence ATGAAAACACCAGTTGATATTGCCGTTACCGGCGCTGCGGGCCAAATCAGTTATTCGTTGTTGTTCAGGCTTGCGGCGGGTGATTTGTTGGGACCGGAACAACCGATCGTGTTGCGCTTGTTGGAAATTACCCCGGCGCTGCAAGCGCTGAAAGGGGTGGTGATGGAACTTACCGATTGTGCGTTTCCGCTGTTGCATAAGATTGTGGTGACCGACGATCCCAGAGTGGCGTTCGAAAACGTGGATTATGCCTTTCTTGTCGGCGCCAGACCGCGCACACAAGGTATGTTGCGTAGCGATTTGTTGTCGCAGAACGCGGAAATCTTTTTGGTGCAAGGCCGGGCTTTGAACGATGTGGCGAGCCGCAACGTCAAGGTTCTGGTCACCGGCAATCCCGCCAATACCAATGCATTTTTAGCGTATCAAAGCGCTCCCGATTTGGCGCCCGAATGTTTCGCCGCGATGACGATGCTGGATCACACCCGGGCAATTAGCCAGCTTGCGCAAAAATGCGGGGTACGCACGCTGGAGGTAAAAAACGTGATAGTTTGGGGCAATCATTCCTGTACGCAATATCCCGATTTGCATCACGCCAAAGTTAAAGGGCAGGATGCGTTGTCGCTGGTAGAGGCGTCTTGGTTTAAGGACGAATTCATGCCCACCGTACAGTTTCGCGGCACCGAAGTGATCAAGGTAAGAGGGCAATCCAGCGCGGCTTCCGCGGCCAACGCGGCCATTTTGCACATGGCTACCTGGATCAACGGTACCGATGCCGGCGATTGGGTGAGTATGGCCGTACCGTCGGACGGTAGTTACGGTATCGAATCCGGTTTGGTGTATTCGTTTCCGGTTGTGGTGAGGGACGGGCAATACAGCATCGTTAAAGGCTTGGATTTGAACGAATTCAGTTTGGACAAGCTGCGGGCGAATCAAGCCGAACTCATCGAGGAACGCCAGGCGGTGAAACATTTGTTGTAA
- a CDS encoding NADP-dependent methylenetetrahydromethanopterin/methylenetetrahydrofolate dehydrogenase, with protein sequence MKKLLFQFDTDPFFSSFDTVVAYDGGADRVIGHGNVTPDNVGGLVDGCIFTRAPKDKKKTAIFIGGSNMEAGQNLLAAVQQHFFPGFQVSVMLDSNGSNTTAAAAVAKIASSTGLKGKKAVVLAGTGPVGQRAAAMMALEGAEVGITSRHIFNAEKACFAMQERFGVNLTPIEAADLDARAHAIQHANIVLATGAAGVELLREEHWRDNPNLEVLADANATPPVGIGGTDVMDKGEPRHGKIVWGAIGFGTLKLALHRACIAKLFENNKQVLDAEIIFALAKQMA encoded by the coding sequence ATGAAAAAACTGTTGTTCCAATTCGATACCGACCCGTTTTTTTCGAGTTTCGATACCGTCGTGGCCTACGACGGCGGAGCCGACCGCGTGATCGGCCACGGGAACGTCACCCCCGACAACGTGGGGGGATTGGTCGACGGCTGCATTTTTACCCGCGCCCCGAAAGACAAGAAAAAAACCGCCATATTCATAGGCGGCAGCAATATGGAGGCCGGGCAAAACTTACTCGCGGCGGTTCAGCAACATTTTTTCCCGGGCTTTCAAGTGTCGGTCATGCTGGACAGCAACGGCAGCAATACCACAGCGGCGGCAGCCGTCGCCAAAATTGCCTCCAGCACCGGCCTCAAAGGTAAAAAGGCCGTGGTTTTGGCCGGCACCGGCCCGGTTGGTCAACGGGCGGCCGCCATGATGGCTCTGGAAGGCGCCGAGGTCGGCATCACCTCGCGGCATATTTTCAACGCGGAAAAAGCCTGCTTCGCGATGCAAGAGCGTTTCGGGGTAAACCTCACGCCGATCGAAGCCGCGGATTTGGACGCCCGCGCCCATGCGATTCAACACGCCAACATCGTCCTGGCCACCGGCGCCGCCGGCGTCGAACTACTGAGAGAAGAGCACTGGCGCGACAATCCCAACCTGGAAGTATTGGCCGACGCCAACGCGACGCCGCCGGTGGGCATAGGCGGTACCGACGTGATGGATAAGGGCGAACCTCGCCACGGCAAAATCGTCTGGGGCGCTATCGGCTTCGGCACCTTGAAACTAGCCTTGCATCGAGCCTGTATCGCCAAGCTTTTCGAAAACAACAAACAAGTCTTGGACGCGGAAATCATTTTCGCGCTCGCCAAGCAAATGGCTTAA
- a CDS encoding glycerate kinase type-2 family protein, with the protein MKALSLEFFKAGLDAADPSLAVRRNLSYSNDRLNLALADGGMRSGHWRKIHLIAFGKAAVAMAAAAQAVIPAEQLTQPGLLVTTVENAAPLPNVELMTAGHPLPDRNGLAAAEKIAARLQAAQSRELVLLLISGGASALLPYPVAGVGLSDKIATTQLLLHSGADIGQINCVRKHLSLLKGGGMTKLAAPADLHALILSDVIGDDLSAIASGPSVADPSSYADAIRVLDQTGIRPNTPPSVCEHLRKGAEGLCEETLKPGDPRLAQASYTLVGSNGLSVAAAARSAEQAGFVTRIYHQQLTGEARKLATAWAGQVQTESDPFNLPEAWIAGGESTVTVTGRGRGGRNQEFALAFAIAAEAYDWPYNWVFLSAGTDGRDGPTDAAGAIVDAQTLPRIRAAGIDPAAALRDNDAYTALAAADALLKTRATGTNVADIQILLLSPFSAYPPY; encoded by the coding sequence ATGAAGGCGTTAAGCCTTGAGTTTTTCAAGGCCGGCCTAGACGCCGCCGACCCAAGCCTAGCGGTACGGCGCAACCTAAGCTACTCAAACGACCGCCTGAATCTAGCGTTGGCGGACGGCGGGATGCGTAGCGGCCATTGGCGCAAAATTCATCTTATCGCGTTCGGCAAGGCCGCTGTCGCGATGGCCGCCGCCGCGCAAGCCGTCATCCCCGCCGAACAACTGACTCAACCCGGGTTATTGGTAACGACCGTCGAAAACGCCGCACCCTTGCCTAACGTCGAGCTTATGACCGCAGGCCACCCGTTGCCGGACCGGAACGGCTTGGCAGCGGCTGAAAAAATCGCTGCCCGTTTGCAAGCCGCCCAAAGCCGGGAGTTGGTGTTGCTGTTGATCTCGGGCGGCGCATCGGCGTTGTTGCCGTATCCGGTTGCGGGCGTCGGTTTAAGCGATAAAATCGCGACTACGCAATTATTGCTGCACAGCGGCGCCGACATCGGTCAGATCAATTGCGTGCGCAAACACTTGTCGCTGCTGAAAGGCGGCGGCATGACCAAGTTGGCCGCGCCTGCCGATTTGCACGCCTTGATTCTGTCCGATGTAATAGGCGACGACCTCAGCGCGATAGCCAGCGGCCCCAGCGTCGCCGATCCCAGCAGTTATGCCGATGCCATACGCGTTCTCGACCAAACCGGCATCCGCCCGAATACGCCGCCGTCGGTGTGCGAACACCTGCGCAAAGGCGCGGAGGGCTTATGCGAGGAAACGCTGAAACCGGGAGATCCGAGGCTGGCACAGGCTTCCTACACCCTAGTCGGCAGTAACGGCCTAAGCGTAGCCGCCGCGGCCCGCTCCGCCGAACAGGCCGGTTTTGTCACTCGGATTTACCACCAACAGCTCACCGGCGAAGCCCGCAAACTGGCAACGGCCTGGGCAGGGCAGGTCCAGACGGAGTCCGACCCATTCAATCTACCGGAGGCCTGGATAGCCGGCGGGGAATCCACGGTAACCGTAACCGGCCGCGGCCGCGGCGGGCGCAATCAGGAGTTCGCGCTGGCCTTTGCGATTGCCGCCGAAGCGTACGATTGGCCGTACAACTGGGTGTTTTTAAGCGCCGGCACCGACGGCCGGGACGGCCCAACCGACGCGGCCGGCGCCATAGTCGATGCCCAAACCTTGCCCCGCATTCGCGCGGCCGGCATCGATCCTGCCGCCGCGTTACGGGACAACGACGCCTACACGGCGCTCGCCGCCGCCGACGCGCTGTTGAAAACCCGCGCTACCGGCACCAATGTCGCCGATATCCAAATTTTATTGCTATCCCCTTTTTCCGCATATCCCCCCTACTAA
- the glyA gene encoding serine hydroxymethyltransferase, whose amino-acid sequence MFTPAMTIEEFDPDLYAAIQQERKRQEDHIELIASENYASPRVLEAQGTLLTNKYAEGYPEKRYYGGCEYVDIVEQLAIDRAKALFGADYANVQAHSGSQANMAVFMALVQPGDTILGLSLADGGHLTHGAKPNFSGKLYNAVQYGLNPASGEIDYEQVEALALEHKPKMIVAGFSAYSRIWDWQRFRDIADRVGAYFVVDMAHVAGLVAAGLYPNPVPIADVVTSTTHKSLRGPRGGLILCKSNPELEKKLNSNIFPGIQGGPLMHVIAAKAVAFKEAMTPEFKAYQQQVVANARAMAEVFMQRGYDVVSGGTDNHLMLVSLIAKGITGKAADAALGRAHITVNKNAVPNDPQSPFVTSGIRVGTPAPTTRGFKEAEVREIAGLMCDVLDHLDDDSVIAAVRTKVADLCARFPVYA is encoded by the coding sequence ATGTTCACCCCAGCCATGACTATCGAAGAATTCGACCCGGATTTATACGCGGCGATACAACAGGAACGCAAACGCCAGGAAGACCACATCGAATTGATCGCCTCGGAAAACTATGCCAGCCCGCGCGTTCTGGAAGCGCAAGGCACCTTGCTGACCAACAAATATGCGGAAGGTTATCCGGAAAAACGCTATTACGGCGGCTGCGAATATGTGGACATTGTCGAACAGCTGGCAATAGACCGCGCCAAGGCTTTGTTCGGGGCCGACTACGCCAACGTGCAAGCGCACTCCGGCTCGCAAGCCAACATGGCGGTATTCATGGCGCTGGTGCAACCGGGCGATACCATCCTAGGCTTGAGCCTGGCGGACGGCGGCCATTTGACCCATGGCGCCAAGCCCAATTTTTCCGGCAAACTTTACAACGCAGTGCAGTACGGGCTGAATCCCGCGAGCGGCGAAATCGACTACGAGCAAGTCGAAGCCTTGGCCTTGGAGCACAAGCCGAAAATGATAGTAGCCGGCTTCTCGGCCTATTCGCGCATTTGGGATTGGCAACGCTTTCGCGACATCGCCGACCGGGTCGGCGCTTACTTCGTGGTCGACATGGCTCACGTCGCCGGCTTGGTCGCGGCCGGGTTATATCCCAACCCGGTACCGATCGCCGACGTGGTAACCAGCACCACCCATAAATCCTTGCGCGGCCCGCGCGGCGGGCTGATTTTGTGTAAAAGCAACCCGGAGTTGGAGAAAAAACTCAACTCCAACATTTTCCCCGGCATTCAAGGCGGCCCGCTAATGCACGTGATCGCCGCCAAAGCCGTGGCATTTAAGGAAGCCATGACCCCGGAATTCAAGGCCTATCAACAACAAGTGGTCGCCAACGCCCGGGCAATGGCGGAAGTTTTCATGCAGCGCGGCTACGACGTGGTATCCGGCGGCACCGACAACCATCTGATGCTGGTATCGCTGATCGCCAAAGGCATCACCGGCAAAGCCGCCGACGCCGCGCTGGGCCGCGCCCACATCACCGTCAATAAAAACGCCGTGCCCAACGATCCGCAATCCCCCTTCGTAACCAGCGGCATTCGAGTCGGCACCCCGGCACCCACGACCCGCGGCTTCAAAGAGGCCGAGGTCCGGGAAATCGCCGGCTTGATGTGCGACGTGTTGGACCACCTGGACGACGACAGCGTGATTGCCGCAGTACGCACCAAAGTCGCGGATTTGTGCGCGCGTTTTCCGGTTTATGCCTGA
- a CDS encoding glutathione S-transferase, which produces MPASALHSTCPIFYSFRRCPYAMRARLALASAGIRVQLREVALRNKPAALLAASAKGTVPVLVLADGRVIDESLDIMLWALDRHDPERWLTAWTSADNADLIRENDGEFKRHLDRYKYADRYPQHPPQHYRELGEVFLAKLENLLANAAYLSGERFGISDAAIAPFIRQFAAVDHDWFARSPYGRLRLWLQNFVDSPRFQASMSLYQPWMPDSEALYFPA; this is translated from the coding sequence ATGCCGGCCTCCGCACTCCACAGCACCTGCCCGATTTTCTATAGCTTTCGCCGCTGCCCTTATGCGATGCGGGCCAGATTGGCGCTTGCCAGTGCCGGAATCAGGGTGCAGTTACGCGAAGTGGCGCTACGAAACAAACCGGCCGCCCTGCTTGCCGCATCGGCTAAAGGCACGGTCCCCGTACTGGTCCTCGCCGACGGCCGGGTGATAGACGAAAGCTTGGACATCATGCTGTGGGCGCTGGATCGGCACGACCCGGAACGCTGGCTGACCGCTTGGACCTCAGCCGACAACGCCGACCTCATTAGAGAAAACGACGGCGAATTCAAACGCCATTTGGACCGTTACAAATATGCCGACCGTTATCCGCAGCATCCGCCGCAACATTACCGCGAACTCGGCGAAGTCTTTCTCGCCAAACTGGAAAATCTATTGGCAAACGCCGCATATCTAAGCGGCGAACGATTTGGCATTTCGGACGCCGCCATCGCCCCCTTCATCCGCCAATTCGCCGCCGTCGACCACGACTGGTTCGCCCGCTCGCCCTACGGCCGATTACGGCTGTGGTTACAAAACTTTGTCGATTCGCCACGCTTTCAAGCCAGCATGTCCCTCTATCAGCCCTGGATGCCGGACAGCGAAGCGCTGTACTTTCCCGCGTAA
- a CDS encoding uracil-DNA glycosylase, with protein MDAASTFDSACKQCPRLADFLDQVKSQYPSYHARPVAPFGACDARLLIVGLAPGMHGANASGRPFTGDYAGILLYQALYDFGFSNQAQSTALSDGLNLMDCRITNAVKCLPPQNKPTGEEIKRCNGFLAAELQTLPAGAVILALGNIAHQAVLRAYGLKAGAAVFGHHRLFELPDGKRLVSSYHCSRYNVQTKRLSMAMLAEVFATVKTLLPPLP; from the coding sequence ATGGACGCAGCAAGCACTTTCGATTCGGCCTGCAAGCAATGCCCGCGTTTGGCCGACTTTCTCGACCAAGTCAAATCCCAATATCCAAGTTACCACGCCCGGCCGGTTGCGCCGTTCGGAGCGTGCGACGCCCGGCTGTTGATCGTGGGGCTGGCGCCCGGCATGCACGGCGCCAACGCCAGCGGCCGGCCGTTTACCGGCGATTACGCCGGGATCCTGTTGTATCAAGCCTTGTACGATTTCGGCTTCAGCAACCAAGCGCAATCCACTGCCTTGAGCGACGGCTTGAACTTGATGGATTGCCGCATCACCAATGCGGTCAAATGTCTGCCGCCGCAAAACAAACCGACCGGCGAAGAGATCAAGCGCTGCAACGGCTTTTTAGCCGCCGAATTGCAAACCCTGCCGGCCGGAGCGGTGATTTTGGCCCTGGGCAATATCGCTCACCAAGCGGTACTCAGGGCTTACGGCTTGAAAGCCGGCGCCGCCGTTTTCGGTCATCATAGGCTGTTCGAATTGCCGGACGGCAAGCGCCTGGTCAGCTCCTACCATTGCAGCCGCTACAACGTGCAAACCAAACGGCTGAGCATGGCTATGCTGGCCGAGGTGTTTGCCACCGTTAAAACCTTGTTGCCGCCCTTGCCGTGA